A stretch of Limisphaerales bacterium DNA encodes these proteins:
- a CDS encoding prepilin-type N-terminal cleavage/methylation domain-containing protein, with translation MNLHRTIRRRQAAYTMVELMAAVLISVILVVAMYQIFARVQSVFSTGHSRTKLLEEGRAVMDLIVRDLGRMAPAGMLEPNFEAVPYRTNRLETLAYPTNWATLRADQQNTWLTTTEPFVSSRVSFLGHDDQWQQMAYRLESRGQPGKANDVIGGLWRYESGPVPKRHIIRLVSSNKDGQYQKLSDNVVHFRMRAVSPHDPGRALWVDPIFTRLDVPLYVEVEIGLVEEKLKKEILNDAKVERLTMELESGAMDRASYQRLTNQRRARTMELLTENLGRILMLRQLVPVRTQADIPPALFVKKTQKEFEANGFSVTGGVTGGGFGMGPNKPARYVFIIDKSGSMSAERRFISARLAMMETLKKLNPNAFFYVFFFSTDSEGMPSGPVTPNNPKPGIALNLMPANPSNVAFYTQWI, from the coding sequence ATGAACCTGCATCGCACAATCCGACGCCGCCAGGCCGCCTATACCATGGTGGAGTTAATGGCTGCTGTGCTCATCTCGGTGATATTGGTGGTGGCAATGTACCAAATTTTTGCGCGGGTGCAGTCGGTTTTCAGTACCGGGCATAGTCGCACCAAATTATTGGAGGAAGGCCGAGCAGTGATGGATCTGATTGTGCGCGATTTAGGGCGCATGGCTCCGGCCGGAATGTTGGAGCCAAATTTTGAGGCCGTTCCCTATCGCACCAATCGATTGGAAACACTCGCTTACCCCACCAACTGGGCAACGCTCCGGGCAGATCAGCAAAACACGTGGCTTACGACCACAGAACCATTTGTCAGTAGTCGCGTTTCATTTCTGGGCCATGACGATCAATGGCAACAAATGGCTTACCGACTAGAATCGCGTGGCCAGCCGGGCAAGGCCAATGACGTGATTGGCGGGTTGTGGCGATACGAGTCGGGCCCGGTCCCCAAGCGCCACATCATTCGCTTGGTGTCCTCGAATAAGGATGGTCAGTATCAAAAACTTTCCGATAATGTGGTGCATTTCAGGATGCGCGCCGTTTCGCCGCACGACCCGGGGCGCGCATTGTGGGTGGATCCTATTTTTACCCGGTTGGATGTGCCGCTTTATGTGGAAGTGGAAATTGGATTGGTTGAGGAGAAGTTAAAAAAAGAAATTTTGAATGATGCGAAAGTGGAGCGATTAACGATGGAGCTTGAAAGTGGCGCTATGGATCGGGCTTCGTATCAACGGCTGACCAATCAACGTCGGGCGCGGACGATGGAGTTGCTTACAGAAAACCTTGGGCGCATTCTGATGTTGCGGCAACTGGTGCCCGTTCGCACACAGGCGGATATTCCACCGGCGTTATTTGTTAAAAAAACTCAAAAAGAATTTGAGGCCAACGGGTTTTCGGTCACCGGGGGAGTGACGGGAGGAGGCTTTGGAATGGGGCCGAATAAGCCGGCGCGTTATGTGTTCATCATCGATAAATCCGGGAGCATGTCCGCCGAACGACGCTTTATTAGTGCGCGTTTGGCCATGATGGAAACTCTCAAAAAATTAAACCCCAATGCTTTTTTCTACGTGTTCTTTTTCAGCACCGATTCGGAGGGTATGCCGTCGGGCCCGGTTACGCCGAATAACCCCAAACCCGGCATCGCGTTAAATCTGATGCCGGCTAACCCGTCAAATGTGGCATTTTATACCCAGTGGATCG